Proteins from one Ignavibacteriota bacterium genomic window:
- a CDS encoding radical SAM protein, whose protein sequence is MLETYVLHITKECNMECVYCYEKDKTSVYNWDDIKQLLDNIIKYNKHFNLEFLGGEPCLRMDLIEQTIDYLNSFSDVTVNSFGITTNGTIIDDTLIKLLEIHDNVSWNASLDGNRIMNSLRITKTGVNSHDIVLENFKKLLEIKPNKIGIHLVTHPFNIGYLNDGIKHLYKHGVRRFGIGTVETTIVIDDDYCISFINQCKKLSDKIKNGEYPGISIDIFNYLKPKTDGRHYIKDKEGKTILETYGRAYDDIKDSEEFKTPSASSNLGTTIYDIRETVYNYHNFGDKVNA, encoded by the coding sequence ATGCTAGAAACTTATGTTCTGCACATTACCAAAGAATGCAATATGGAATGTGTTTATTGTTATGAAAAAGATAAAACATCAGTTTATAATTGGGATGATATTAAACAATTATTAGATAATATAATCAAATATAATAAACATTTCAATTTAGAATTTCTAGGTGGAGAACCATGTTTACGCATGGACTTAATTGAACAAACAATAGATTATTTAAATTCATTTTCTGATGTAACAGTAAATTCATTTGGTATTACTACTAATGGAACTATTATTGATGATACTTTAATTAAATTATTAGAGATTCATGATAATGTTTCATGGAATGCTAGTTTAGATGGTAATAGAATAATGAATTCATTGAGAATAACTAAAACTGGAGTTAATTCTCATGATATTGTATTAGAAAATTTTAAAAAATTATTAGAAATAAAACCAAATAAAATAGGAATTCATTTAGTTACTCATCCATTTAATATTGGATATTTGAATGATGGGATAAAACATTTATATAAACATGGAGTTAGAAGATTTGGAATAGGTACGGTAGAAACAACAATTGTAATTGATGATGACTATTGTATATCATTTATAAATCAATGTAAAAAATTATCAGATAAAATAAAAAATGGTGAATATCCTGGTATTTCTATTGATATTTTTAATTATTTAAAACCAAAAACTGACGGTAGACATTATATTAAAGATAAAGAAGGAAAAACTATATTAGAAACTTATGGTAGAGCATATGATGATATTAAAGATTCCGAAGAATTTAAAACTCCATCTGCTAGTTCTAATTTAGGAACTACTATTTACGATATAAGAGAAACTGTTTACAATTATCATAATTTTGGAGATAAGGTAAATGCCTAA